CCCGCTTCCCATTTCAACCATCCCCTCGGGGGTCCGGTAGTGAGCGACACCCTGTACGAGACCGAGAGCCTCTGCCCCGAATGTCTCCGAGCTGTACCGGCGAGACTCGTTCGGACTGCTGAAGGTTCCGTGGAGATAGTTAAGAAGTGCCCGGAACACGGTGAGTTCCGCGAAGTCGTATGGTCCGATGCCGAGTTCTTCAAACGCGCCCTCGAATACGAGTTCAATGGTTCCGGAGTGGAGAACCCACAAACGGACAACGAGAATGGCTGTCCGTTCGACTGCGGTCTTTGCCCGTGCCACGAGAGTACTACCGCTCTCGGTATCATCGACGTCACGAACCGGTGTAACCTGAACTGTCCCGTATGTTTCGCCAACGCAGAGGCCAAAGGTTACGTGTACGAGCCGCCCCTCGAGCAGATCGAGGAGATGCTCGACTTACTACGCTCGGAGCGCCCCGTGCCGGCTCCAGCGGTGCAGTTCGCAGGTGGTGAGCCGCTAGTTCGCGAGGATATCGTCGAGATCGTCGCCGCCGCGGACGAGCGCGGCTTCCACGTACAGATCGCGACGAACGGTGTGGAGTTCGCCCGGAACCCGGAGCTCGCGGAGGATCTCCACGCCGCCGGACTGAACGTCGTGTACCTGCAGTTCGACGGGCTGAATCCCGAGATCTACGAGGAGATACGGGGTTCCAGAAAGATCCTCGAGTTGAAGAAAAAGGCGATCAAGATCCTCGAACGCGAAGGTATCTCCACGGTCCTCGTACCCACGCTGGCCCGCGGGATTAACGACGATCAGATTCGGCCCATGCTGGACTTCGCCCGAGAGTTCGAGGTCATCCGCGGGATCAACGTGCAGCCGATCTCGTTCACGGGTCGAACGCCGCGCGAGGAGCGGGAGCGTATGCGCATCACCATACCTGACTTCGTTAAGCTCGTCGAGGAACAGACGGACGGTCGTATACCAGCCGAAAGCTTCTACCCGGTCCCGATCGCGGCGAAGATAGCCCGGTTGATAGGACAACTCCACGGGGAGCGGAAGCCGGAGTTCTCCGCGTACCCCATCTGCGGAGTCGCCACTTATCTACTCGACGAAGGGGATTGGTACCACCCCATCACCGACTACGTCGACCCGGACGCGTTCATCGATGCGCTGGAAGAGGTCGCGGAGAAGGTGGGAGCGTTGGATCGAAAGCGGGATCGAGCGAAGGCCGCTTGGATCGTGACCAAGCACCTACGTCGCGTCTTCAAGAGCCTCACCGGCAAACGCAAGCTGGCCCGACTGGTCCTCGACGTCGTGACTAAGGGAACCTACGACGCCCTCGCGGACTTCCACTGGAACGCGCTGCTATTGGGCTGCATGCATTTCATGGACCCGTACAACTTCCAGACGGACCGTGTGCGACGGTGCGTGATCCACTACGCGACACCGGACGGACGGATCATACCGTTCTGCGCCTATAACTCCATACACCGTGAAGAGATCGAGCAGAAGTTCGGCGTGCCGCTAAAGGAGTGGAAGGAACGCAGGAACGGGTGACACGGTTGTCCCTCCGCGAGACAGCCGAAAGGTTGGTAGAGGCCGAGACAGTCGTCGCGCTCACCGGGGCCGGCGCATCGGCGGACTCCGGTATCCCAACGTTCCGAGGGAAGGATGGACTCTGGAACAAGTACGACCCTCGGGAACTGGCCACATCCGAGGCCTTCGCACGCGATCCGGAGAGGGTTTGGGAGT
Above is a window of Methanopyrus sp. SNP6 DNA encoding:
- the tes gene encoding tetraether lipid synthase Tes, with amino-acid sequence MSDTLYETESLCPECLRAVPARLVRTAEGSVEIVKKCPEHGEFREVVWSDAEFFKRALEYEFNGSGVENPQTDNENGCPFDCGLCPCHESTTALGIIDVTNRCNLNCPVCFANAEAKGYVYEPPLEQIEEMLDLLRSERPVPAPAVQFAGGEPLVREDIVEIVAAADERGFHVQIATNGVEFARNPELAEDLHAAGLNVVYLQFDGLNPEIYEEIRGSRKILELKKKAIKILEREGISTVLVPTLARGINDDQIRPMLDFAREFEVIRGINVQPISFTGRTPREERERMRITIPDFVKLVEEQTDGRIPAESFYPVPIAAKIARLIGQLHGERKPEFSAYPICGVATYLLDEGDWYHPITDYVDPDAFIDALEEVAEKVGALDRKRDRAKAAWIVTKHLRRVFKSLTGKRKLARLVLDVVTKGTYDALADFHWNALLLGCMHFMDPYNFQTDRVRRCVIHYATPDGRIIPFCAYNSIHREEIEQKFGVPLKEWKERRNG